The proteins below come from a single Malus domestica chromosome 03, GDT2T_hap1 genomic window:
- the LOC103425512 gene encoding ubiquitin C-terminal hydrolase 12-like isoform X2 yields the protein MTVMTPAPIDQPEDEEMLVPHSDLPENNHQPMEVVAQPETANNVENQPVEDPPSSRFTWRIDNFTRMNTKKHYSDVFVVGSYKWRVLIFPKGNNVDHLSMYLDVADSSSLPYGWSRYAQFSLGVINQIHNKYSVRKDTQHQFNARESDWGFTSFMPLSELYDPSRGYLVNDTIIVEAEVLVRRVVDYWTYDSKKETGYVGLKNQGATCYMNSLLQTLYHIPYFRKAVYHMPTTENDLPSQSIPLALQSLFYKLQYSDNSVATKELTKSFGWDTYDSFMQHDVQELNRVLCEKLEDKMKGTVVEGTIQKLFEGHHMNYIECINVDYKSTRKESFYDLQLDVKGCRDVYASFDKYVEVERLEGDNKYHAEHYGLQDAKKGVLFIDFPPVLQLQLKRFEYDFMRDTMVKINDRYEFPLQLDLDRENGKYLSPEADRSVRNLYTLHSVLVHSGGVHGGHYYAFIRPTLTDLWYKFDDERVTKEDIKRALEEQYGGEEELPQTNPGFNNTPFKFTKYSNAYMLVYIRESDRDKIICNVDEKDIAEHLRERLKKEQEEKEHKKKEKAEAHLYTIIKVARDENLMEQIGKDIYFDLVDHDKVRSFRIQKQTPFNIFKEEVAKEFGIPVQFQRFWLWAKRQNHTYRPNRPLTPMEETQSVGQLREVSNKVHNAELKLFLEVELGPDLHHIAPPDKTKDDILLFFKLYDPEKEELRYVGRLFVKSTGKAAEILSKLNEMAGYAPEEEIDLYEEIKFEPTVMCEPIDKKFTFRACQLEDGDIVCFQKPTSVEIEHLRYPDVPSFLEYVHNRQVVHFRSLEKPKEDDFSLELSKLHTYDDVVERVAQQLGLDDPSKLRLTPHNCYSQQPKPQPIKYRGVDHLTDMLVHYNQTSDILYYEVLDIPLPELQGLKTLKVAFHLATKEEVVIHTIRLPKQSTVGDVINDLKTKVELSHPDAELRLLEVFYHKIYKVFPHSEKIENINDQYWTLRAEEVPEEEKNLGPNDRVIHVYHFTKDTAQNQMQIQNFGEPFFLVIHEGETLAEVKARVQKKLQVADEEFAKWKFAFLSLGRPEYLQDSDIVSSRFQRRDVYGAWEQYLGLEHSDSAPKRSYAANQNRHMFEKPVKIYN from the exons ATGACAGTCATGACGCCTGCCCCTATTGAT CAACCAGAGGACGAGGAGATGCTTGTCCCACATTCGGATTTGCCCGAAAACAATCACCAGCCCATGGAAG TTGTTGCACAACCTGAAACTGCTAATAATGTGGAGAACCAGCCAGTGGAGGATCCTCCATCATCAAGATTCACATGGAGAATTGACAACTTTACTAGGATGAATACAAAGAAGCATTATTCAGATGTATTTGTAGTTGGCAGCTACAAATG GCGCGTGCTTATTTTTCCAAAGGGAAATAATGTGGATCATTTGTCCATGTATTTGGATGTTGCGGATTCTTCAAGTTTGCCATATGGGTGGAGCAGATATGCACAATTTAGCTTGGGGGTTATCAATCAAATTCATAACAAGTATTCAGTACGAAAAG ACACACAACATCAGTTCAATGCGCGGGAAAGTGATTGGGGTTTTACATCCTTTATGCCTCTCAGTGAACTTTACGATCCCAGTAGAGGGTATCTTGTGAATGATACGATTATAGTTGAAGCCGAGGTTCTCGTTCGTAGGGTTGTAGATTACTGGACATATGACTCAAAAAAGGAGACAGGTTATGTGGGGCTTAAAAACCAAGGAGCAACGTGCTACATGAACTCCCTCCTCCAGACTTTGTATCATATTCCTTATTTCAGAAAG GCTGTTTACCATATGCCCACAACTGAGAATGATTTGCCGTCACAAAGCATACCATTGGCTCTTCAGAGTCTATTTTACAAGCTCCAGTACAGTGACAACAGTGTCGCAACCAAAGAGCTGACAAAGTCTTTTGGATGGGACACATATGATTCATTTATGCAGCATGATGTACAAGAACTCAATAGAGTTTTGTGTGAAAAACTTGAGGATAAAATGAAG GGAACTGTTGTAGAGGGAACTATACAGAAGTTATTTGAAGGACACCATATGAACTACATTGAATGTATCAACGTGGACTACAAATCTACAAGAAAGGAATCATTTTATG ACCTTCAGCTTGACGTTAAAGGCTGTCGTGATGTTTATGCTTCTTTTGATAAGTATGTTGAAGTGGAACGTCTTGAGGGTGATAACAAGTATCATGCTGAACATTATGGATTACAG GATGCCAAGAAGGGTGTTCTGTTCATTGACTTCCCCCCTGTGCTTCAACTTCAACTGAAACGATTTGAGTACGACTTCATGCGGGACACAATGGTGAAG ATTAATGATCGTTATGAGTTCCCGTTGCAACTTGACCTTGATCGAGAGAATGGAAAATATTTATCACCTGAAGCTGATAGGAGCGTTCGCAACCTTTACACACTTCACAG TGTTTTGGTGCATAGTGGTGGGGTGCACGGTGGACACTATTATGCCTTTATCAGGCCAACACTTACTGATCTGTG GTATAAATTTGACGATGAGAGGGTAACTAAAGAAGATATAAAGAGGGCACTAGAGGAGCAGTATGGTGGTGAGGAAGAG TTACCGCAGACAAACCCTGGATTTAATAATACTCCTTTCAAATTCACGAAATATTCAAATGCATACATGCTGGTGTACATACGGGAAAGTGACAGAGATAAAATAATCTGCAATGTGGATGAAAAGGACATTGCTGAACATCTGAGG GAGAGGTTAaagaaagaacaagaagaaaaggagcacaagaagaaagaaaaggcagAAGCACACCTGTATACTATTATAAAG GTTGCTCGGGATGAGAACCTCATGGAGCAAATTGGGAAGGATATTTATTTTGATCTTGTGGATCATGACAAAGTTAGAAGTTTTCGTATTCAGAAGCAGACTCCTTTTAACATTTTTAAG GAGGAGGTTGCAAAAGAGTTTGGCATACCAGTGCAATTTCAGCGTTTTTGGCTGTGGGCAAAACGTCAAAACCATACATATCGTCCTAACCGTCCATTGACGCCTATGGAGGAAACACAATCT GTTGGACAGTTGAGGGAGGTATCGAACAAGGTTCATAATGCAGAACTAAAGTTATTCTTAGAAGTAGAGCTTGGGCCG GATTTACACCATATTGCTCCACCTGACAAAACAAAGGATGATATCCTGCTTTTCTTTAAGCTTTATGATCCAGAAAAAGAAGAACTgcg ATATGTTGGAAGACTTTTTGTGAAGAGCACTGGTAAGGCAGCTGAAATCTTgtcaaaattaaatgaaatggctGGCTATGCTCCCGAGGAAGAGATTGACCTATATGAG GAAATCAAGTTTGAGCCCACTGTCATGTGTGAACCCATTGATAAGAAATTCACATTTCGAGCCTGCCAG CTTGAGGATGGAGACATTGTCTGCTTTCAGAAGCCAACTTCAGTTGAAATTGAACATCTCCGCTATCCTGATGTCCCATCTTTTCTGGAATATGTGCACAACCGTCAA GTTGTTCACTTCCGATCCCTTGAGAAACCCAAGGAAGATGATTTCTCCCTAGAACT GTCAAAACTTCATACCTATGATGATGTTGTGGAACGAGTAGCTCAACAACTTGGTTTGGACGATCCATCCAAACTTAGGCTTACACCGCACAACTGTTACTCACAACAACCCAAACCCCAGCCAATTAAGTATCGTGGGGTTGACCACTTGACTGATATGCTGGTCCACTACAATCAG ACTTCAGATATACTGTACTATGAAGTGTTGGACATCCCTCTGCCTGAATTACAAGGTTTGAAAACTCTGAAAGTTGCATTCCATCTTGCTACTAAGGAAGAA GTGGTTATTCACACCATAAGACTGCCAAAACAGAGCACTGTGGGGGATGTAATTAATGATCTTAAAACTAAG GTTGAATTGTCTCATCCGGATGCAGAACTTAGGCTGCTTGAAGTTTTCTATCACAAGATTTACAAG GTTTTTCCTCACAGTGAAAAGATTGAGAACATAAACGATCAATACTGGACATTGCGAGCTGAAGag GTTCCTGAGGAAGAGAAAAATCTTGGTCCTAATGATCGTGTAATTCATGTGTACCATTTCACTAAAGACACAGCTCAGAACCAAATG CAAATTCAAAACTTTGGGGAACCTTTTTTCTTGGTCATACATGAAGGCGAAACTTTGGCTGAAGTTAAAGCTCGAGTGCAAAAGAAATTACAGGTTGCAGATGAGGAGTTTGCTAAG TGGAAGTTTGCGTTTCTTTCCTTAGGTCGCCCAGAATATCTTCAGGACTCGGATATTGTGTCTAGTCGGtttcag AGAAGAGATGTCTATGGTGCTTGGGAGCAATATCTTGGGCTGGAGCACTCTGACAGTGCTCCTAAAAGATCTTATGCAGCTAATCAG AATCGTCATATGTTTGAAAAGCCAGTAAAAATTTACAACTAG
- the LOC103425529 gene encoding protein disulfide-isomerase LQY1, chloroplastic-like, which produces MATLSCYSLHPLFSSSSPSATSHSFPHQPQTKPETPPPLIRCSATGIATIAAAGPEIIIQPTARLLVQPIFLFAGFDRPLDTQTFLATISVLAAIAFSLFLGLKGDPVPCERCAGNGGTKCVFCNNGKMKVETGLVDCKVCKGAGLVLCKKCAGSGYSRRL; this is translated from the exons ATGGCCACACTTTCCTGCTATTCCCTCCaccctcttttttcttcttcttctccgtcaGCAACTTCTCATTCTTTTCCACACCAACCTCAAACAAAACCCGAAACCCCTCCTCCACTCATCCGTTGCTCCGCCACCGGCATTGCCACCATTGCCGCCGCCGGACCTGAAATCATAATTCAGCCAACTGCGAGGCTGTTGGTCCAACCCATTTTCCTGTTTGCTGGCTTCGACAGACCCTTGGACACCCAAACTTTTCTTGCCACAATCAGTGTCTTGGCCGCCATTGCTTTCTCCCTCTTTCTCGGTCTGAAG GGTGACCCTGTGCCTTGTGAGAGATGTGCTGGCAACG GTGGTACAAAATGTGTCTTCTGCAACAATGGAAAAATGAAGGTAGAGACGGGCTTGGTTGACTGCAAGGTGTGCAAGGGTGCAG GATTGGTACTTTGCAAGAAATGTGCAGGTTCTGGATACTCTCGACGGCTATGA
- the LOC103425512 gene encoding ubiquitin C-terminal hydrolase 12-like isoform X1, translating to MTVMTPAPIDQPEDEEMLVPHSDLPENNHQPMEVVVAQPETANNVENQPVEDPPSSRFTWRIDNFTRMNTKKHYSDVFVVGSYKWRVLIFPKGNNVDHLSMYLDVADSSSLPYGWSRYAQFSLGVINQIHNKYSVRKDTQHQFNARESDWGFTSFMPLSELYDPSRGYLVNDTIIVEAEVLVRRVVDYWTYDSKKETGYVGLKNQGATCYMNSLLQTLYHIPYFRKAVYHMPTTENDLPSQSIPLALQSLFYKLQYSDNSVATKELTKSFGWDTYDSFMQHDVQELNRVLCEKLEDKMKGTVVEGTIQKLFEGHHMNYIECINVDYKSTRKESFYDLQLDVKGCRDVYASFDKYVEVERLEGDNKYHAEHYGLQDAKKGVLFIDFPPVLQLQLKRFEYDFMRDTMVKINDRYEFPLQLDLDRENGKYLSPEADRSVRNLYTLHSVLVHSGGVHGGHYYAFIRPTLTDLWYKFDDERVTKEDIKRALEEQYGGEEELPQTNPGFNNTPFKFTKYSNAYMLVYIRESDRDKIICNVDEKDIAEHLRERLKKEQEEKEHKKKEKAEAHLYTIIKVARDENLMEQIGKDIYFDLVDHDKVRSFRIQKQTPFNIFKEEVAKEFGIPVQFQRFWLWAKRQNHTYRPNRPLTPMEETQSVGQLREVSNKVHNAELKLFLEVELGPDLHHIAPPDKTKDDILLFFKLYDPEKEELRYVGRLFVKSTGKAAEILSKLNEMAGYAPEEEIDLYEEIKFEPTVMCEPIDKKFTFRACQLEDGDIVCFQKPTSVEIEHLRYPDVPSFLEYVHNRQVVHFRSLEKPKEDDFSLELSKLHTYDDVVERVAQQLGLDDPSKLRLTPHNCYSQQPKPQPIKYRGVDHLTDMLVHYNQTSDILYYEVLDIPLPELQGLKTLKVAFHLATKEEVVIHTIRLPKQSTVGDVINDLKTKVELSHPDAELRLLEVFYHKIYKVFPHSEKIENINDQYWTLRAEEVPEEEKNLGPNDRVIHVYHFTKDTAQNQMQIQNFGEPFFLVIHEGETLAEVKARVQKKLQVADEEFAKWKFAFLSLGRPEYLQDSDIVSSRFQRRDVYGAWEQYLGLEHSDSAPKRSYAANQNRHMFEKPVKIYN from the exons ATGACAGTCATGACGCCTGCCCCTATTGAT CAACCAGAGGACGAGGAGATGCTTGTCCCACATTCGGATTTGCCCGAAAACAATCACCAGCCCATGGAAG TAGTTGTTGCACAACCTGAAACTGCTAATAATGTGGAGAACCAGCCAGTGGAGGATCCTCCATCATCAAGATTCACATGGAGAATTGACAACTTTACTAGGATGAATACAAAGAAGCATTATTCAGATGTATTTGTAGTTGGCAGCTACAAATG GCGCGTGCTTATTTTTCCAAAGGGAAATAATGTGGATCATTTGTCCATGTATTTGGATGTTGCGGATTCTTCAAGTTTGCCATATGGGTGGAGCAGATATGCACAATTTAGCTTGGGGGTTATCAATCAAATTCATAACAAGTATTCAGTACGAAAAG ACACACAACATCAGTTCAATGCGCGGGAAAGTGATTGGGGTTTTACATCCTTTATGCCTCTCAGTGAACTTTACGATCCCAGTAGAGGGTATCTTGTGAATGATACGATTATAGTTGAAGCCGAGGTTCTCGTTCGTAGGGTTGTAGATTACTGGACATATGACTCAAAAAAGGAGACAGGTTATGTGGGGCTTAAAAACCAAGGAGCAACGTGCTACATGAACTCCCTCCTCCAGACTTTGTATCATATTCCTTATTTCAGAAAG GCTGTTTACCATATGCCCACAACTGAGAATGATTTGCCGTCACAAAGCATACCATTGGCTCTTCAGAGTCTATTTTACAAGCTCCAGTACAGTGACAACAGTGTCGCAACCAAAGAGCTGACAAAGTCTTTTGGATGGGACACATATGATTCATTTATGCAGCATGATGTACAAGAACTCAATAGAGTTTTGTGTGAAAAACTTGAGGATAAAATGAAG GGAACTGTTGTAGAGGGAACTATACAGAAGTTATTTGAAGGACACCATATGAACTACATTGAATGTATCAACGTGGACTACAAATCTACAAGAAAGGAATCATTTTATG ACCTTCAGCTTGACGTTAAAGGCTGTCGTGATGTTTATGCTTCTTTTGATAAGTATGTTGAAGTGGAACGTCTTGAGGGTGATAACAAGTATCATGCTGAACATTATGGATTACAG GATGCCAAGAAGGGTGTTCTGTTCATTGACTTCCCCCCTGTGCTTCAACTTCAACTGAAACGATTTGAGTACGACTTCATGCGGGACACAATGGTGAAG ATTAATGATCGTTATGAGTTCCCGTTGCAACTTGACCTTGATCGAGAGAATGGAAAATATTTATCACCTGAAGCTGATAGGAGCGTTCGCAACCTTTACACACTTCACAG TGTTTTGGTGCATAGTGGTGGGGTGCACGGTGGACACTATTATGCCTTTATCAGGCCAACACTTACTGATCTGTG GTATAAATTTGACGATGAGAGGGTAACTAAAGAAGATATAAAGAGGGCACTAGAGGAGCAGTATGGTGGTGAGGAAGAG TTACCGCAGACAAACCCTGGATTTAATAATACTCCTTTCAAATTCACGAAATATTCAAATGCATACATGCTGGTGTACATACGGGAAAGTGACAGAGATAAAATAATCTGCAATGTGGATGAAAAGGACATTGCTGAACATCTGAGG GAGAGGTTAaagaaagaacaagaagaaaaggagcacaagaagaaagaaaaggcagAAGCACACCTGTATACTATTATAAAG GTTGCTCGGGATGAGAACCTCATGGAGCAAATTGGGAAGGATATTTATTTTGATCTTGTGGATCATGACAAAGTTAGAAGTTTTCGTATTCAGAAGCAGACTCCTTTTAACATTTTTAAG GAGGAGGTTGCAAAAGAGTTTGGCATACCAGTGCAATTTCAGCGTTTTTGGCTGTGGGCAAAACGTCAAAACCATACATATCGTCCTAACCGTCCATTGACGCCTATGGAGGAAACACAATCT GTTGGACAGTTGAGGGAGGTATCGAACAAGGTTCATAATGCAGAACTAAAGTTATTCTTAGAAGTAGAGCTTGGGCCG GATTTACACCATATTGCTCCACCTGACAAAACAAAGGATGATATCCTGCTTTTCTTTAAGCTTTATGATCCAGAAAAAGAAGAACTgcg ATATGTTGGAAGACTTTTTGTGAAGAGCACTGGTAAGGCAGCTGAAATCTTgtcaaaattaaatgaaatggctGGCTATGCTCCCGAGGAAGAGATTGACCTATATGAG GAAATCAAGTTTGAGCCCACTGTCATGTGTGAACCCATTGATAAGAAATTCACATTTCGAGCCTGCCAG CTTGAGGATGGAGACATTGTCTGCTTTCAGAAGCCAACTTCAGTTGAAATTGAACATCTCCGCTATCCTGATGTCCCATCTTTTCTGGAATATGTGCACAACCGTCAA GTTGTTCACTTCCGATCCCTTGAGAAACCCAAGGAAGATGATTTCTCCCTAGAACT GTCAAAACTTCATACCTATGATGATGTTGTGGAACGAGTAGCTCAACAACTTGGTTTGGACGATCCATCCAAACTTAGGCTTACACCGCACAACTGTTACTCACAACAACCCAAACCCCAGCCAATTAAGTATCGTGGGGTTGACCACTTGACTGATATGCTGGTCCACTACAATCAG ACTTCAGATATACTGTACTATGAAGTGTTGGACATCCCTCTGCCTGAATTACAAGGTTTGAAAACTCTGAAAGTTGCATTCCATCTTGCTACTAAGGAAGAA GTGGTTATTCACACCATAAGACTGCCAAAACAGAGCACTGTGGGGGATGTAATTAATGATCTTAAAACTAAG GTTGAATTGTCTCATCCGGATGCAGAACTTAGGCTGCTTGAAGTTTTCTATCACAAGATTTACAAG GTTTTTCCTCACAGTGAAAAGATTGAGAACATAAACGATCAATACTGGACATTGCGAGCTGAAGag GTTCCTGAGGAAGAGAAAAATCTTGGTCCTAATGATCGTGTAATTCATGTGTACCATTTCACTAAAGACACAGCTCAGAACCAAATG CAAATTCAAAACTTTGGGGAACCTTTTTTCTTGGTCATACATGAAGGCGAAACTTTGGCTGAAGTTAAAGCTCGAGTGCAAAAGAAATTACAGGTTGCAGATGAGGAGTTTGCTAAG TGGAAGTTTGCGTTTCTTTCCTTAGGTCGCCCAGAATATCTTCAGGACTCGGATATTGTGTCTAGTCGGtttcag AGAAGAGATGTCTATGGTGCTTGGGAGCAATATCTTGGGCTGGAGCACTCTGACAGTGCTCCTAAAAGATCTTATGCAGCTAATCAG AATCGTCATATGTTTGAAAAGCCAGTAAAAATTTACAACTAG